Proteins encoded by one window of uncultured Draconibacterium sp.:
- the gltB gene encoding glutamate synthase large subunit, producing the protein MMQTKEPVAKGLYRPEFEHGSCGIGFVANLKGRKKHSVISDALSMLARMEHRGGTGFDIKSGDGAGILLQIPHELFMEECPKQDIKLPQFGEYGVAMIFFPKEDRKRSECKDIIGRNLKKFGLPYLGYRKVPVDNSDLGRDSLASEPYVQQLFIGKPDGMSGEEFERKLFVFRKYTEKLARESVAGLGYNGMNIISCSYKTIIYKGQLTTEQVSLYFKDLTNPLAVSALSLVHSRFSTNTFPSWKLSQPFRYIAHNGEINTNKGNINWMRAREVLLECSAFTQEELEMIFPICDIRDSDSANLDMAIEMLVLSGRSLPHVMMMLIPEAWQNNPDMDPKKKEFYEFYSAMMEPWDGPASVCFTDGVLVGATLDRNGLRPSRYCLTDDDTLIMASETGAIDVPHEKVKIRGRLQPGKMFVADLEQGRIISDEEVKADICSSQPYGDWVKNNMTYLDELPFIPDLELKEPDKKTLFKRQKAFGFTHEDIEVILKPMAKNGGEALGSMGADNPLAVLSDRPVHLAHYFKQLFAQVTNPPIDPIRERIVMDLRTYVGGFKNILTESAEHCRRIAIHQPVLTNEQLIKLAYVDHTHFQTKKISIVFHADEKEGTLETKLERLCQYVEDAIDEAYSIILLSDFAISTDHAPIPSLLAASAVHHHLIRVGKRGKADIIMEAGDVREVHHFATLLGYGVSAVNPYMAIDTIKNLVEEGALGDTSKEDAIKNYVKAIGGGLLKVFSKMGISTLASYQGAQIFEAVGLKQEVVDKYFTGTISRVEGLSLDDIAKEAMMRHRKGFPTRQGGAKVLEPGGEYHWRKDGERHLLSPEAIQLIQEATRKNDYDKYKKYCTVVDDQATAAFTLRGLMDFTSDRKPIPLEEVESAESILTRFATGAMSFGSISWEAHTTLAIAMNRIGSKSNSGEGGEDPVRYSKLPNGDDMCSATKQIASGRFGVNSYYLSMAKELQIKMAQGAKPGEGGHLPGHKVNGWIGRTRNSTPGVGLISPPPHHDIYSIEDLAQLIFDLKNSNRDARINVKLVSETGVGTVAAGVCKAKADAVLISGFDGGTGASPLSSIKHAGLPWELGLSETHQTLVRNRLRNRIVVQADGQMKTSRDLAIATLLGAEEWGVATMALVVEGCIMMRKCHSNTCPVGVATQNERLRGKFKGNPDHVVNYFEFLVEGLREIMAELGFRTINEMVGQSQCLKFKDDIDHWKYKGLDLSPILYKEEMGQEEGLYSSKKQNHQMEEILDWKLVEAAQKAIKNGEKVAAEFEIKNINRSTGTVLSHEVTKVHKGEGLPDGTIHFKMKGSAGQSFGAFVCKGIELEVEGDANDYFGKGLSGGHLSIYPAKNVQFIPEQNIIVGNVCFYGATGGEAYIRGVAGERFCVRNSGAQVVVEGIGDHGCEYMTGGKAVILGKTGRNFGAGMSGGIAYVLDIDGTFPSLCNKGMIQLERVEDKAEQEELKAMIQKHMDKTESTVAEYVLSDWNEIVGKFVKVIPTDYKRMLTYIEEARKTGKYEKESDVIDAAFDMHLANL; encoded by the coding sequence ATGATGCAGACAAAAGAACCTGTAGCAAAGGGATTGTACCGCCCCGAATTTGAACATGGGAGTTGTGGTATCGGGTTTGTAGCAAACCTAAAGGGCAGAAAGAAACACAGCGTGATTTCTGATGCCTTATCGATGCTGGCTCGCATGGAACATCGCGGAGGTACAGGGTTTGATATTAAGAGTGGTGATGGTGCAGGAATATTACTACAAATTCCACACGAACTTTTCATGGAAGAATGTCCGAAACAGGACATTAAATTACCTCAGTTTGGAGAGTATGGCGTTGCCATGATTTTCTTCCCAAAAGAGGACAGAAAGCGTTCAGAGTGTAAAGATATTATTGGTAGAAACCTGAAGAAATTTGGTCTACCCTATTTAGGCTATCGTAAAGTACCGGTAGACAATTCGGATCTTGGCCGCGATTCTTTAGCATCAGAACCATATGTACAACAATTGTTTATTGGAAAACCTGATGGTATGTCGGGTGAAGAGTTTGAACGTAAACTTTTCGTTTTCAGAAAATACACTGAAAAACTGGCACGCGAGTCGGTTGCCGGATTGGGTTATAATGGCATGAACATTATTTCATGCTCGTACAAAACCATAATTTATAAAGGTCAACTTACAACAGAACAGGTTTCGTTATATTTCAAAGATCTTACCAATCCTTTAGCAGTAAGTGCATTATCACTTGTTCACTCGCGTTTTTCTACCAACACTTTCCCATCGTGGAAATTATCACAACCTTTCCGGTACATTGCGCACAACGGCGAAATCAACACCAATAAAGGGAACATCAACTGGATGCGTGCCCGCGAAGTACTTCTTGAGTGCTCGGCATTTACACAGGAAGAGCTTGAAATGATCTTCCCAATCTGTGACATCAGGGATTCCGACAGTGCCAACCTCGATATGGCCATCGAAATGCTGGTATTAAGCGGAAGATCGTTACCACATGTAATGATGATGCTTATTCCTGAAGCATGGCAAAATAATCCTGACATGGATCCGAAGAAAAAAGAGTTCTACGAATTCTATTCGGCCATGATGGAGCCTTGGGATGGCCCGGCATCGGTATGTTTTACTGATGGTGTTCTTGTTGGTGCAACACTCGACCGAAATGGTCTGCGCCCATCGCGTTATTGCCTTACTGACGATGATACCTTGATAATGGCATCAGAAACCGGTGCTATTGACGTACCGCACGAAAAGGTTAAAATTCGTGGTCGTCTGCAACCTGGAAAAATGTTTGTTGCCGATTTGGAACAAGGCCGTATTATTTCTGACGAAGAAGTTAAAGCAGATATTTGCTCAAGCCAACCTTATGGCGATTGGGTAAAAAACAATATGACTTACCTGGATGAACTTCCGTTTATTCCGGATCTTGAATTGAAAGAGCCGGATAAGAAAACGCTGTTTAAGAGACAAAAAGCGTTCGGATTCACACACGAAGATATTGAGGTAATTCTGAAACCTATGGCGAAAAATGGTGGCGAAGCGCTTGGCTCAATGGGAGCTGACAATCCGCTGGCCGTTCTTTCCGACCGCCCGGTGCATTTGGCCCATTACTTTAAGCAGTTATTTGCACAGGTAACCAATCCACCGATCGACCCGATCAGGGAACGCATTGTAATGGACCTGAGAACTTATGTGGGTGGTTTTAAAAATATTCTTACAGAATCGGCTGAGCATTGCCGACGCATTGCCATTCACCAGCCTGTTTTAACCAACGAACAGTTGATTAAACTGGCCTACGTAGATCACACGCATTTCCAAACCAAAAAAATCAGTATTGTTTTCCATGCCGACGAAAAAGAAGGTACGCTGGAAACCAAACTGGAACGTTTGTGTCAATACGTTGAAGATGCCATTGATGAAGCATATTCAATCATCTTATTGTCCGACTTTGCAATTAGTACCGACCACGCACCAATTCCATCGCTACTGGCAGCATCAGCTGTTCACCATCACCTCATCCGTGTTGGGAAACGTGGTAAAGCAGATATTATCATGGAAGCAGGTGACGTACGCGAAGTACATCATTTTGCAACCTTGTTGGGTTACGGTGTTTCTGCTGTAAATCCTTACATGGCTATTGATACGATTAAGAACCTGGTAGAAGAAGGTGCACTTGGAGATACTTCGAAAGAAGATGCAATCAAAAACTATGTAAAAGCTATTGGTGGCGGTCTGTTGAAAGTATTCTCTAAAATGGGTATTTCAACCTTAGCTTCGTACCAGGGAGCACAGATTTTTGAAGCAGTTGGTTTGAAGCAAGAAGTGGTTGACAAATACTTTACCGGTACCATCAGCCGCGTTGAAGGCTTAAGTCTTGATGACATTGCTAAAGAAGCGATGATGCGTCACCGTAAAGGATTCCCAACCCGCCAGGGTGGAGCCAAAGTACTGGAGCCGGGTGGTGAATATCACTGGCGTAAAGACGGCGAACGTCACTTATTGAGTCCTGAAGCAATTCAACTGATTCAGGAAGCCACAAGAAAAAATGATTACGACAAATACAAAAAATATTGTACTGTAGTTGACGATCAGGCGACAGCCGCATTCACGTTACGTGGATTGATGGACTTCACTTCAGATCGTAAACCAATTCCTCTCGAAGAAGTAGAATCAGCAGAAAGTATTTTAACCCGTTTTGCTACGGGAGCAATGTCTTTCGGATCTATCTCGTGGGAAGCACACACTACACTTGCCATAGCCATGAACCGCATTGGTTCTAAATCAAACTCAGGCGAAGGTGGTGAAGATCCTGTTCGCTACAGCAAATTACCTAATGGCGACGACATGTGTTCTGCCACCAAACAGATTGCATCCGGACGTTTTGGTGTGAACAGCTACTACCTGAGCATGGCCAAAGAGCTACAGATTAAAATGGCGCAGGGTGCAAAACCGGGCGAAGGTGGTCACCTTCCTGGTCATAAAGTAAATGGCTGGATCGGACGAACACGTAACTCAACTCCGGGAGTGGGATTGATTTCTCCTCCTCCGCACCACGATATTTATTCAATCGAGGATTTGGCGCAGTTGATCTTCGACCTGAAAAACAGTAACCGCGATGCACGTATTAATGTGAAACTGGTTTCTGAAACAGGGGTTGGAACAGTTGCCGCCGGTGTTTGTAAAGCAAAAGCCGATGCCGTTCTTATTTCGGGATTCGATGGAGGAACAGGTGCATCGCCGCTAAGCTCTATTAAACATGCCGGATTGCCATGGGAACTTGGCTTGTCGGAAACACATCAGACACTGGTTCGCAACCGCCTGCGCAACCGTATCGTGGTTCAGGCCGATGGTCAGATGAAGACCTCGCGCGACCTTGCTATAGCTACCTTACTTGGTGCAGAAGAATGGGGAGTGGCCACCATGGCGCTGGTTGTTGAAGGATGTATAATGATGCGTAAATGCCACAGTAATACCTGTCCTGTGGGTGTGGCAACACAAAACGAAAGATTACGCGGAAAATTTAAAGGAAATCCTGATCATGTTGTAAACTACTTCGAATTCCTTGTAGAAGGTCTTCGTGAGATTATGGCAGAACTGGGCTTCCGTACCATTAACGAAATGGTTGGTCAGTCGCAGTGCCTGAAATTCAAAGACGACATTGATCACTGGAAATACAAAGGTCTTGACCTGAGTCCGATTCTTTACAAAGAAGAAATGGGACAGGAAGAAGGTCTTTACAGCAGTAAGAAACAAAATCACCAAATGGAAGAAATTCTTGACTGGAAACTTGTTGAAGCTGCACAAAAAGCGATAAAAAATGGCGAAAAAGTAGCCGCTGAATTCGAGATTAAAAACATCAACCGAAGTACCGGTACTGTTCTCTCGCACGAGGTTACCAAAGTACATAAAGGCGAAGGCTTGCCTGACGGAACCATCCATTTTAAAATGAAAGGTTCGGCAGGACAATCGTTCGGTGCATTTGTTTGCAAAGGTATCGAGCTGGAAGTTGAAGGAGATGCAAACGACTATTTCGGAAAAGGTTTATCCGGCGGTCACTTGTCGATCTACCCTGCTAAAAATGTACAGTTCATTCCGGAGCAAAACATTATTGTAGGTAACGTTTGTTTCTACGGAGCAACAGGTGGCGAGGCTTATATCCGCGGTGTTGCCGGCGAGCGTTTCTGTGTTCGTAACTCGGGTGCACAAGTTGTTGTTGAAGGTATTGGCGACCACGGTTGCGAATACATGACGGGAGGAAAAGCTGTTATCCTTGGAAAAACAGGACGAAACTTCGGTGCAGGTATGTCGGGTGGTATTGCTTATGTTCTCGATATCGACGGAACTTTCCCAAGTCTTTGTAATAAGGGAATGATTCAACTGGAAAGAGTTGAGGATAAGGCTGAACAGGAAGAGCTAAAAGCAATGATCCAAAAACACATGGATAAAACCGAATCAACGGTTGCAGAGTATGTTCTTTCCGATTGGAACGAGATAGTAGGCAAGTTTGTAAAAGTGATTCCTACCGATTACAAGCGCATGCTTACCTACATTGAAGAGGCCCGCAAGACGGGTAAATACGAAAAAGAGTCGGATGTTATTGATGCTGCATTTGATATGCATTTGGCCAATTTGTAA
- the argH gene encoding argininosuccinate lyase, producing the protein MKLWDKGTPVNKAIEEFTVGKDRELDLFLATHDILGSMAHVTMLESVGLIEKDELPTLLAELKNLYAVAENGDFTIDEGVEDVHSQVEFLLTEKLGDLGKKIHSGRSRNDQVLLDLKLFTRDAIKEIAETTSSLIDILLKRAEETKDILMPGYTHLQVAMPSSFGLWFSAYAESLSDDLELLLSAFNITNQNPLGSAAGYGSSFPLNRQMTTDLLGFNNMNYNVVYAQMGRGKVEKIVSFAIANIAGTLSKLAYDVCLFMSQNFNFVSLPTEFTTGSSIMPHKKNPDVFELTRARCNKLQGVPSQIGMIINNLPSGYFRDLQMVKEIFLPSFKEMNDCLNIVSLAIDKMSVNTEILNDDKYNYLFSVEEVNKLVLQGIPFREAYKQVGAQIENGNFAPEKSVKHSHEGSIGNLCLDSISNKKEEIIKRFLFNKIEEARKDLLK; encoded by the coding sequence ATGAAACTCTGGGATAAAGGTACACCTGTTAATAAAGCAATTGAAGAATTTACCGTGGGCAAAGACCGCGAGCTTGATCTGTTTTTGGCAACTCACGACATTTTGGGTTCGATGGCGCACGTCACCATGCTCGAATCGGTTGGACTAATTGAGAAAGATGAACTTCCAACACTTTTGGCCGAATTAAAAAACCTTTATGCTGTTGCCGAAAATGGCGATTTCACTATTGACGAAGGTGTAGAAGATGTACACTCCCAGGTTGAATTTTTGTTGACAGAGAAACTTGGCGACCTCGGGAAAAAAATTCACAGCGGACGTTCGCGCAATGACCAGGTTTTACTCGACCTAAAACTATTTACCCGCGACGCCATTAAAGAAATTGCAGAAACAACTTCCAGTCTCATCGATATTTTACTCAAACGCGCCGAAGAAACGAAAGATATTTTAATGCCGGGCTACACCCACCTGCAGGTTGCAATGCCTTCGTCGTTCGGATTGTGGTTTAGTGCATATGCCGAAAGCCTGTCTGATGATTTGGAGTTGCTTTTATCGGCTTTCAACATTACCAACCAGAATCCACTTGGATCGGCAGCCGGCTATGGTTCTTCCTTCCCGCTAAACCGTCAAATGACGACGGATCTGCTGGGCTTTAATAACATGAACTACAACGTTGTTTATGCCCAAATGGGACGAGGAAAAGTTGAAAAGATTGTTTCGTTTGCAATTGCAAATATTGCAGGAACACTTTCTAAACTGGCCTACGATGTTTGTTTGTTCATGAGCCAGAATTTCAATTTTGTAAGCCTTCCCACTGAGTTTACAACAGGCTCGAGCATAATGCCGCACAAAAAGAATCCCGATGTTTTTGAGCTTACCCGCGCGCGCTGTAATAAATTACAAGGTGTTCCTTCGCAAATTGGGATGATTATAAACAACTTACCCAGCGGTTATTTTCGCGACCTTCAGATGGTGAAAGAAATTTTTCTTCCATCGTTTAAAGAAATGAACGACTGTCTGAACATTGTTAGTTTAGCCATTGATAAAATGTCGGTAAACACCGAAATATTAAACGACGACAAATACAACTATCTTTTCAGCGTTGAAGAGGTAAACAAACTCGTATTGCAGGGAATCCCTTTCAGAGAGGCATACAAACAGGTTGGAGCCCAGATAGAAAATGGAAACTTTGCACCTGAAAAATCCGTAAAACATAGCCACGAAGGGAGTATCGGAAATTTATGTTTGGACAGTATTTCAAATAAAAAAGAAGAGATCATTAAAAGGTTTCTATTTAACAAAATAGAAGAGGCAAGAAAAGACTTGCTTAAATAG